The following coding sequences lie in one Haematobia irritans isolate KBUSLIRL chromosome 3, ASM5000362v1, whole genome shotgun sequence genomic window:
- the LOC142231245 gene encoding uncharacterized protein LOC142231245: MNPPKSNMYETFKRKIQEQFMDSIEKRLKSLLRKIEIGNKKPSALLREMSSLVANKVSEISMDAKSTVYNKPKLYYLVLSVKAATEDLHALEAARVELNTLWDQVRRAYVNCRDRVPVEGETPIDKDKLRGHYKNGMDVYKTGLSTINSQISARQERENQEKLARESLMTKNMAVDPNSTPNLRLPPCDTDIFKGGYSEWPTFRDLFAAIYINNPRLSKVEKLFHLTQKTSGEAREIITNVPLTNEGFDIAWRNLENRYENKRMQVNEQLRILFNLPTVSVENASTIQKLQRTINTCTQTLETLLVDTGEWDPILVYLVSTKLPRTFLEEFENSLEDCSTLPSWQKLDDFLSHKFKTLESVGNIKIQNSKHSQSRSDNDRRGNRVNSFHTNVTQKHNPSGSRLNNNNNNSQANHNSKNINNPSRKQSESVCPICRTNHLLRNCPKFLEKSPNDRIQITKQNHLCYNCLLADHGVRECKSRYSCRECNQRHHSLLHKGNVGSAPTNTTHTRDAAQSSASAVALNTLIHQVRDGAQPSTSAAALNTFVNQVQGGAQSSASAATCSTLVQSSISSSIQSTSTNGRPSITTLTLQEDRPTPRPETTLLFTAIVQIESKGQRYDARAIIDPGSQSTFISERIKNRLQLPTVRNLVHVTGLSDTVAETSTKACVFNLCSRIDPTFELEVWAPVLKTLPSNLPTHTLDRTLFDEFRHLRLADPQFFDSRPVDMLIGLDIGPFIYTHDVPMKSFGSILAQDTVFGWIVGGPIQQNIETTRKIALHKTPKKILRSAEDIYCETKYTSTTKRNEAGRYIVTLPFKSCAEIGASRNIALAQFHRMEKKLAKTPDIKAEYDAAIREYLQLGHMRKVDPQNIYKTPHYYLPHHAVIKPDRTTTKLRVVFNASSPTSNKKSLNDILHTGPILQQDLVLQILKWRFFKYVFNADVTKMYRQILIDPNQASFQRILFRFSENGPVEDFELLTVTFGVNCAPFLAIRTLLQLAEDVQDSYPLGSKIIKENLYVDDVLAGGHTIEDTIAARKQLTSVLDSAGFELRKWTSNDPRLLNDLHPDLLLPVNWLDLSEGSSTKTLGIRWNVATDAFSFKAPNVEERELFTKREVLSTIAKFFDPCGWLAPIIIVAKLVMQQVWLDKIGWDDTLRPVTTMNWRNFVKDSPIINTISVPRWIRFSPSSAVEIHGFCDASESAYAAALYIRVEIGNQVDTFLLAAKTRVAPVKKISLPRLELCGAVMLSKLANAIFPNLQITQFTTHFWTDSTIVLAWLRKPPCSWSTFVGNRVSAILESVGNENWNHVDSESNPADIASRGCSPDELKVHHLWWTGPEWLKLPRDRWPKTQLNADTNLEAKQVKVFATTVFEDPLTRFSSLSRAYRVLSYVMRFWRNTGSNRSRIASEDISSSELNDIKTRLIIVTQKHYFAEEYLALTQKKRLSPSSSILSFNPFIDSKGVLRSNGRLVQSPALTYSERHPILIPYDSRFALLFVEFVHKVTMHGGNQLMVRVIRSEFWIFRVKQLVKKVIHNCRICSIHRHRTQTQIMASLPPERTMLSRPFQNTGVDFAGPFGIKSLTARACLITKGYVCIFVCFSTRAIHLEATSDLSTQSFIAALDRFIGRRGCPEKIFSDNGKNFIGAAELIKKDRIAFMKSIQDTTIQRHAHQNLEWKFNPPGAPHMGGLWEAGVKSFKTHLKKTMPKMNFTFEELSTILARIEACLNSRPISPTSDDPSDLEPLTPGHFLIGSPLLTPAEPDISGGDVTLINRWTRLKVISQNFCQRWKSEYLNELHRRYKWKYPQQNLAINDLVIIKDDHLPSNEWKLGRVVKTYEGADKNIRVVDIRTASGMLSRPITKIVKLFAD, from the exons TCCAGTTGAGGGAGAGACTCCTATAGATAAGGATAAGCTTCGCGGTCATTATAAAAACGGTATGGACGTCTATAAGACAGGTTTAAGTACGATTAACTCACAGATCTCGGCGCGGCAGGAACGGGAGAATCAGGAAAAATTAGCTAGGGAATCATTAATGACAAAAAATATGGCAGTAGACCCAAATTCGACCCCAAATTTACGATTACCACCATGCGACACCGACATTTTTAAGGGCGGGTATAGCGAATGGCCTACATTCAGAGATTTATTTGCTGCAATTTACATAAATAACCCAAGATTGAGTAAAGTCGAGAAGTTATTCCATTTGACCCAAAAAACTTCGGGAGAAGCGCGGGAAATCATTACAAATGTACCCCTAACTAATGAGGGTTTCGATATAGCTTggagaaatttagaaaatagatACGAAAATAAACGGATGCAAGTTAACGAACAGCTTAGGATTCTCTTTAATTTGCCTACAGTATCAGTTGAAAACGCGTCAacgatacaaaaattacaacgcACGATTAACACTTGTACACAAACTTTGGAAACTTTACTAGTAGACACGGGAGAATGGGACCCAATATTAGTATACCTTGTTTCAACAAAATTACCTCGTACATTCTTGGAAGAATTTGAGAACAGTTTGGAGGATTGTTCGACACTTCCAAGTTGGCAGAAATTAGACGATTTTCTGTCACACAAGTTTAAAACTTTGGAATCGGTGGGgaatattaaaattcaaaattcgaaaCATAGTCAATCAAGATCGGATAATGATAGAAGGGGGAATCGTGTTAATAGTTTTCATACAAATGTCACTCAGAAACATAATCCTTCGGGTTCAAGactcaataataataataataattcacaAGCCAACCATAAttcgaaaaatattaataatcctAGTCGCAAACAAAGTGAAAgcgtttgtccaatttgtcgGACAAATCATTTGTTGCGAAACTGtcccaaatttttggaaaagtcaCCCAATGACAGAATACAAATAACGAAACAAAATCATCTTTGCTACAATTGTTTATTGGCCGATCATGGAGTTCGGGAATGCAAAAGTCGTTATAGTTGTAGGGAATGTAATCAGCGACACCACAGTCTGTTACATAAGGGCAATGTTGGCTCTGCCCCTACAAACACAACACATACCCGAGACGCAGCACAATCTAGTGCAAGTGCTGTTGCTCTCAACACTTTAATTCATCAAGTACGAGACGGAGCACAACCTAGCACAAGTGCTGCCGCTCTCAACACCTTTGTTAATCAGGTTCAAGGTGGAGCACAATCTAGTGCAAGTGCTGCCACTTGTTCCACTCTAGTTCAATCATCGATTTCATCTAGTATACAGTCCACTTCTACTAACGGAAGGCCTAGTATAACGACTCTCACGTTGCAAGAAGATAGACCCACTCCACGACCCGAAACTACACTTTTGTTTACCGCAATCGTTCAAATCGAATCAAAGGGACAGAGATATGACGCCAGGGCAATCATTGATCCTGGGTCACAATCGACATTTATTTCTGAAAGAATCAAAAACAGATTACAACTTCCTACAGTCAGGAATTTAGTTCACGTCACAGGTTTGAGTGACACAGTTGCTGAGACATCTACAAAGGCTTGTGTTTTTAATCTTTGTTCACGCATAGACCCTACTTTTGAATTAGAGGTTTGGGCACCCGTGTTAAAGACTCTTCCGTCTAATTTACCAACGCATACTCTTGATCGAACATTGTTTGATGAGTTCCGGCATCTTAGATTAGCCGATCCGCAGTTCTTTGATAGTCGACCCGTTGATATGCTCATCGGGCTTGATATAGGACCGTTCATATACACTCATGATGTTCCTATGAAATCTTTTGGCTCAATATTGGCACAAGACACTGTATTTGGATGGATAGTTGGCGGACCCATTCAACAGAATATTGAGACAACTAGGAAAATTGCTCTTCACA aaaccccaaaaaagattttgaggTCAGCTGAAGATATTTATTGTGAAACAAAATACACGTCTACGACGAAACGTAATGAAGCGGGAAGATACATAGTGACTCTACCATTCAAGAGTTGCGCAGAAATTGGTGCATCTCGAAACATCGCACTTGCACAATTTCACAGAATGGAGAAGAAATTGGCTAAGACCCCTGATATAAAGGCGGAATACGACGCTGCTATTAGGGAATATCTTCAATTGGGACACATGCGGAAAGTTGAtccacaaaatatttacaagacCCCTCATTACTATTTACCGCACCACGCAGTTATTAAACCAGATAGAACGACCACCAAACTTAGAGTGGTATTTAATGCATCAAGCCCTACTTCAAATAAAAAGAGTCTTAACGATATTTTACATACAGGGCCTATTCTTCAACAGGATTTGgtgttacaaattttaaaatggcGTTTTTTCAAATACGTTTTCAACGCCGATGTTACAAAAATGTATCGGCAGATATTAATAGACCCAAATCAAGCTTCGTTTCAAAGAATACTTTTCCGATTCTCCGAAAATGGCCCAGTGGAAGATTTTGAATTGTTAACCGTCACTTTTGGCGTAAATTGCGCACCGTTTTTGGCAATAAGAACCCTGCTTCAATTAGCTGAAGATGTACAAGACTCATACCCTTTGGGCTCAAAAAtaatcaaagaaaatttatacgtTGATGATGTATTAGCGGGGGGACACACGATTGAAGACACCATCGCCGCTAGAAAACAATTAACATCTGTTTTAGACTCTGCtggtttcgagttgaggaaatgGACCTCTAACGACCCACGTCTATTAAATGATCTACATCCTGATTTATTGTTGCCTGTCAATTGGTTAGATCTTTCTGAAGGATCGTCAACCAAGACCCTTGGCATTCGTTGGAATGTAGCGACCGATGCTTTCTCATTTAAAGCGCCAAATGTTGAAGAAAGAGAACTTTTCACTAAACGCGAAGTTTTATCGACAATTGCTAAATTTTTCGACCCTTGCGGCTGGCTTGCTCCGATCATTATAGTTGCCAAATTAGTGATGCAGCAAGTCTGGTTAGATAAAATAGGGTGGGATGACACATTAAGACCCGTAACCACTATGAATtggagaaattttgtgaaagatagCCCGATTATTAATACTATATCTGTACCAAGATGGATTCGATTTTCACCCTCCAGCGCGGTCGAAATACACGGTTTCTGTGACGCGTCGGAAAGCGCGTACGCTGCAGCTCTTTATATTCGAGTAGAAATCGGAAACCAAGTAGACACTTTTCTTTTAGCAGCCAAAACTCGTGTGGCTccagtaaagaaaatttctctacCGAGATTAGAGTTATGCGGAGCGGTTATGTTATCAAAGTTAGCTAACgcaatttttccaaatctaCAAATAACGCAATTTACGACACATTTCTGGACTGACTCTACCATAGTTTTAGCGTGGCTTCGTAAACCACCGTGTTCTTGGAGCACTTTTGTTGGAAATCGGGTTTCCGCAATTTTAGAAAGCGTCGGTAATGAAAACTGGAATCACGTGGACTCTGAATCGAACCCAGCCGATATCGCGAGTCGTGGTTGTTCACCAGATGAGTTAAAAGTACATCATTTGTGGTGGACGGGGCCGGAATGGTTGAAATTGCCCAGAGATCGGTGGCCCAAAACTCAACTCAACGCAGATACGAATCTTGAAGCTAAACAAGTTAAAGTTTTCGCGACAACTGTTTTCGAAGACCCTTTGACCCGTTTCTCATCTTTATCACGCGCTTATCGAGTGCTATCGTATGTAATGCGTTTTTGGCGGAATACAGGTTCAAATCGGTCTCGAATTGCGTCGGAGGACATATCCTCATCTGAACTCAATGATATAAAAACTCGTCTAATCATCGTTActcaaaaacattattttgctgAAGAATATTTAGCTTTGACTCAAAAGAAGCGACTCTCGCCAAGCAGTAGTATTTTATCATTTAACCCATTTATCGACTCAAAAGGAGTGCTTAGATCAAACGGTCGTTTAGTTCAATCTCCGGCTCTTACATATAGCGAACGCCATCCTATCTTAATTCCATACGACTCTCGGTTTGCTCTTTTATTTGTAGAATTTGTTCACAAGGTCACAATGCACGGTGGCAATCAACTAATGGTTCGGGTCATTCGatcggaattttggatttttcgtGTGAAACAATTAGTAAAAAAGGTTATTCACAATTGTCGGATATGTTCTATACATCGACACCGGACCCAAACTCAAATTATGGCATCCCTGCCACCAGAACGCACTATGTTATCTAGACCCTTTCAAAATACGGGGGTAGATTTTGCTGGACCCTTTGGGATAAAAAGTTTGACTGCTCGAGCTTGTCTTATTACAAAGGGTTATGTctgtatatttgtttgtttttcgacTCGCGCAATCCACTTAGAAGCTACTAGTGATTTGTCGACCCAATCCTTCATAGCTGCTTTAGATCGCTTTATAGGCAGAAGAGGGTGTCCAGAAAAAATATTCTCGGAtaatggaaaaaactttataggtGCCGCGGAACTTATTAAAAAAGATAGGATCGCATTTATGAAATCAATTCAAGACACTACTATTCAAAGACACGCGCATCAAAATTTAGAATGGAAGTTTAATCCTCCAGGGGCTCCCCATATGGGAGGTCTGTGGGAGGCGGGAGTTAAATCGTTCAAGACCCACCTTAAGAAAACAAtgccaaaaatgaattttacgTTTGAAGAATTATCAACGATTTTAGCCCGCATAGAGGCTTGTCTTAATTCACGTCCGATTAGTCCAACTAGTGATGACCCTTCAGACTTAGAGCCTTTGACCCCAGGACATTTTCTGATAGGTTCTCCATTGTTGACCCCGGCAGAACCCGATATTTCTGGTGGGGATGTGACATTAATAAATCGGTGGACACGATTAAAAGTTATTTctcagaatttttgtcaaagatggAAATCGGAATATTTGAATGAATTACACCGTAGATACAAATGGAAATACCCACAACAAAACCTTGCCATAAATGATTTAGTTATTATCAAAGATGATCACTTACCTTCAAATGAATGGAAACTAGGGAGGGTTGTCAAAACCTACGAAGGCGCTGACAAAAATATTCGAGTAGTAGACATTAGAACCGCTAGCGGTATGCTCAGCCGACCCATAACGAAGATAGTAAAACTATTTGCGGACTGA